From a single Brassica rapa cultivar Chiifu-401-42 chromosome A01, CAAS_Brap_v3.01, whole genome shotgun sequence genomic region:
- the LOC103842430 gene encoding protein BIG GRAIN 1-like A: METWEKPSSRGHHRNPSFSSTLLDHIYRSIDDNSPPLEPTRKKKPLHEDLDTSPDKLVFHRRSIAADFERSRRTTTTAAAADSVFLRYSNSTSSDSSGLSSSESDSFYGRSKSSASPPQPKPIRTSAVSSGERTNTKQELGGFLRTKSKALKIYTDLKKAKQPISPGGRLATFLNSLFTNASTNPKKPKKNTTSISVLSETQSSSTTCSSASSFSRSCLSKTPSSSGKSKRSVRFCPVNVILDEDSSVYIPCGNDTKRYRQVMEEENRRVIEAAKDLIRTYQKNKDLLAVTTCHDVEDDDDAASCASSDLFELENLSAIGIERYQEELPVYETTRLDNTNRAVATSLTV, from the coding sequence ATGGAGACTTGGGAGAAGCCATCTTCTAGAGGTCACCACCGTAACCCTTCCTTCTCCTCCACTCTCCTCGACCATATCTACCGCTCCATCGACGACAACTCCCCTCCCTTAGAACCCACAAGGAAGAAGAAACCTCTCCATGAGGATCTCGACACTTCTCCAGACAAACTAGTCTTTCACCGCCGCTCAATAGCTGCTGACTTCGAAAGATCCAGGcgaaccaccaccaccgccgccgCCGCAGACTCTGTTTTCCTCAGATATTCCAACTCCACCTCCTCTGACTCAAGCGGACTCTCCTCCTCCGAGTCAGACTCCTTCTACGGACGTTCCAAATCCTCTGCATCTCCTCCGCAACCTAAACCAATCCGTACCTCCGCCGTGAGCTCCGGCGAGAGAACCAACACTAAACAAGAACTCGGTGGCTTCTTGAGAACCAAGTCAAAAGCGTTGAAGATCTACACCGACTTGAAAAAAGCGAAACAACCAATCTCTCCAGGAGGACGGCTCGCTACGTTCCTCAACTCGCTCTTCACCAACGCATCCACTAACCCTAAGAAGCCCAAGAAAAACACCACTTCCATCTCTGTCTTGTCGGAGACACAGTCATCCTCCACCACGTGCTCCTCAGCGTCGTCTTTCTCTAGGTCTTGCCTAAGCAAAACTCCCTCGTCTAGTGGAAAATCTAAAAGGTCCGTACGGTTCTGTCCGGTGAATGTGATCCTCGACGAAGATTCCTCCGTTTACATCCCTTGCGGTAACGACACCAAACGTTATCGCCAAGTTATGGAGGAGGAGAATCGTCGCGTTATCGAAGCGGCCAAGGATCTTATCAGAACGTACCAAAAGAACAAGGATCTTTTGGCCGTGACAACGTGCCATGAcgttgaagatgatgatgatgcggCGAGTTGTGCTAGCTCGGATCTGTTCGAGTTGGAGAATCTTTCGGCGATTGGGATCGAGCGGTATCAAGAAGAGTTACCAGTGTATGAGACCACTCGTTTAGATAATACTAATCGAGCCGTTGCTACAAGTTTAACTgtataa